The Prionailurus viverrinus isolate Anna chromosome B4, UM_Priviv_1.0, whole genome shotgun sequence genome has a window encoding:
- the CD69 gene encoding early activation antigen CD69 isoform X2: protein MNFLPAGTTAGPQFATQHEGSLQVPIPCAVLNVVFITCLIIALIALSVGEYNCPGQCSHPVPSNSPVSSCSDDWLAYRRKCYFISTVTKDWKSAQNFCSEHRATLALVDSEEDMIFLKRYVGRAEHWIGLKNEDGRTWKWSDGKVFNNRFNLTGSENCAFLNSTGVISTECEKNLYWICSKPFK, encoded by the exons ATGAACTTTCTCCCTGCAGGTACCACCGCCGGCCCTCAGTTTGCAACACAGCATGAAGGGTCCCTTCAAGTTCCTATCCCATGTGCTGTATTGAATGTGGTCTTTATCACTTGTTTAATCATTGCTCTCATCGCTTTATCAG TTGGCGAATACAACTGTCCAGGACAATGTTCACACCCAGTGCCATCAAATAGCCCTGTTTCTTCATGCTCAGATGATTGGCTTGCATACCGGAGGAAATGCTACTTTATTTCCACTGTAACAAAGGACTGGAAGTCAGCACAAAACTTTTGCTCTGAACACAGGGCTACTCTTGCCTTGGTTGATTCTGAAGAGGACATG ATCTTTTTAAAACGATATGTGGGTAGAGCCGAACATTGGATTGGGCTGAAAAATGAAGATGGTCGGACATGGAAATGGTCAGATGGCAAAGTCTTCAATAACAG GTTCAACCTTACGGGATCTGAGAACTGTGCATTTCTGAATAGCACAGGGGTCATCAGCACAGAATGTGAAAAGAATTTATACTGGATATGTAGTAAGCCCTTCAAATAA
- the CD69 gene encoding early activation antigen CD69 isoform X1, translated as MNSEDCSITENSSLHLERGQQSTTAGPQFATQHEGSLQVPIPCAVLNVVFITCLIIALIALSVGEYNCPGQCSHPVPSNSPVSSCSDDWLAYRRKCYFISTVTKDWKSAQNFCSEHRATLALVDSEEDMIFLKRYVGRAEHWIGLKNEDGRTWKWSDGKVFNNRFNLTGSENCAFLNSTGVISTECEKNLYWICSKPFK; from the exons ATGAATTCTGAAGATTGTTCCATAACAGAGAACAGCTCCTTGCATCTGGAGAGAGGACAACAAA GTACCACCGCCGGCCCTCAGTTTGCAACACAGCATGAAGGGTCCCTTCAAGTTCCTATCCCATGTGCTGTATTGAATGTGGTCTTTATCACTTGTTTAATCATTGCTCTCATCGCTTTATCAG TTGGCGAATACAACTGTCCAGGACAATGTTCACACCCAGTGCCATCAAATAGCCCTGTTTCTTCATGCTCAGATGATTGGCTTGCATACCGGAGGAAATGCTACTTTATTTCCACTGTAACAAAGGACTGGAAGTCAGCACAAAACTTTTGCTCTGAACACAGGGCTACTCTTGCCTTGGTTGATTCTGAAGAGGACATG ATCTTTTTAAAACGATATGTGGGTAGAGCCGAACATTGGATTGGGCTGAAAAATGAAGATGGTCGGACATGGAAATGGTCAGATGGCAAAGTCTTCAATAACAG GTTCAACCTTACGGGATCTGAGAACTGTGCATTTCTGAATAGCACAGGGGTCATCAGCACAGAATGTGAAAAGAATTTATACTGGATATGTAGTAAGCCCTTCAAATAA